In Planctomycetia bacterium, one DNA window encodes the following:
- a CDS encoding HD domain-containing protein produces MATSKAPTHRFIDQLQPGEQLADQVFLVCKKDLRTTTNGGLYIHLVLGDRTGQLLGRIWNATQQQYEMIPDGGFLCVRGRTESYKGALQFIVDGLRAAEKGTFDIGDYIPRTKHDIDKMWNDVLAILRTIKHPLLLALIKEFVKDEGIVEGFKRAPAAVTNHHAYVGGLLEHTLSVLTLATRVFGKNDDSDSQYPDVSRDLVLAGVFLHDIGKTAELTYDTNFTYTSAGQLVGHITQAAIWIDRKAADVADATGQPFPEDLQNVLTHIVLSHHGSYEFGSPRLPACLEAIAVHYLDNLDARLNMALSAIEDARNADSDWTEFARPLETKVFKKNVMGLPKK; encoded by the coding sequence ATGGCCACCTCCAAAGCCCCCACGCATCGCTTCATCGATCAACTCCAACCCGGTGAGCAGCTTGCCGACCAGGTCTTTCTCGTCTGCAAGAAAGACCTCCGCACCACCACCAACGGCGGGCTCTACATTCACCTTGTCCTGGGCGACCGCACCGGACAGTTGCTCGGACGTATCTGGAACGCCACCCAGCAGCAGTACGAAATGATTCCCGATGGCGGCTTCCTCTGCGTGCGAGGGCGGACCGAAAGCTACAAGGGCGCCCTGCAATTCATCGTCGACGGCCTGCGGGCGGCCGAAAAGGGCACCTTTGACATCGGCGACTACATCCCGCGAACCAAACACGACATCGACAAGATGTGGAACGACGTGCTGGCGATTCTGCGCACGATCAAGCACCCGCTATTGCTCGCGCTGATCAAGGAGTTCGTCAAGGACGAGGGCATTGTCGAGGGATTCAAACGCGCCCCGGCTGCCGTGACCAATCATCATGCGTACGTCGGCGGACTCCTGGAGCACACGCTAAGCGTGCTGACGCTTGCTACGCGCGTCTTCGGCAAAAACGACGATAGCGACAGCCAATATCCCGATGTCAGCCGCGACCTCGTCCTGGCCGGCGTCTTCCTGCACGACATCGGCAAGACCGCCGAGTTGACCTACGACACGAATTTCACGTATACCAGCGCGGGGCAACTGGTAGGCCATATCACGCAGGCGGCAATCTGGATCGACCGGAAAGCCGCCGATGTCGCTGACGCAACAGGCCAGCCGTTCCCCGAAGATTTGCAGAATGTCCTGACGCACATCGTGCTGTCGCACCACGGGTCGTACGAGTTCGGCAGCCCGCGCCTGCCGGCGTGCCTCGAGGCCATCGCGGTACACTATCTGGACAATCTCGACGCGCGGCTGAACATGGCGCTTTCGGCCATCGAGGATGCCCGCAACGCCGACAGCGACTGGACCGAATTCGCCCGGCCGTTGGAGACAAAAGTCTTCAAGAAAAACGTGATGGGGCTACCGAAAAAGTAG
- a CDS encoding PilZ domain-containing protein, with the protein MNFSYLERRMDTRRAAYLPIELRLDDSPQALPGHLVDLSAGGAGVMTTAMNAPMLGQRIDLEFQTFSDEPTETPRRRRETGVVVNLRAPQRGITRCGIRFLHRREDECHLTDPIDPLEDGRKTPPAQRFNRRWQTARGFNAFDRIEEAAVAAN; encoded by the coding sequence ATGAACTTTTCGTACCTCGAACGACGAATGGACACCCGGCGGGCCGCCTACCTGCCGATTGAACTTCGCCTCGACGATTCTCCGCAGGCCCTGCCCGGCCATCTCGTCGATCTCTCCGCCGGCGGCGCGGGGGTCATGACCACCGCCATGAACGCCCCGATGCTCGGCCAGCGCATCGACCTCGAATTTCAGACCTTCAGCGACGAACCGACCGAGACGCCCCGCCGCCGGCGTGAGACAGGTGTCGTCGTCAACCTGCGTGCCCCACAGCGCGGCATCACCCGATGCGGCATCCGATTCCTGCACCGCCGCGAAGACGAGTGCCACCTCACCGATCCGATCGACCCGCTCGAGGATGGCAGGAAAACGCCTCCGGCCCAGCGGTTCAACCGGCGCTGGCAGACGGCTCGCGGTTTCAACGCGTTCGATCGGATCGAAGAAGCCGCCGTCGCCGCGAATTGA
- a CDS encoding proline--tRNA ligase, translating to MRWTKFLIPTTKEVPKDAVVPSHQLMLRAGLIRQLAAGVYSYLPLGYRTLRKIEAIVREEMDRAGAIELHMPVLHPKELWQQTGRTAAMGDVLLGLRPVKDGDESDWRAQTVLGPTHEEPVTEIARAYLNSYKMLPVNLYQIQVKFRGEARPKSGVLRTREFLMKDAYSFHRDKESLDEGYQRMYDAYCRIFTRCGLPYIACEAESGPIGGDASHEFMVLTEAGEDVVALTENGDYAANTERAVCAPLPANEPRAGNEPRAIHEPRASARAASDDELLPMQDVHTPNQRTIDEVCAFLNVPASRMIKTLIYVETLKHENAKTPKQGPPMPCVVLVRGDHEVNENKLNRIAGAKLELADDKTITSLTGAAVGFAGPHTLGKTGVPYRLIVDQAVSVMRNAATGANKTDYHTINVNPGRDFPLQGENVVVADVRNVVDGDLSPTGSGSPIRLKKAIEIGHVFKLGTKYSDAMKATFLDNDGKPKSLIMGCYGIGLNRIMAAAIEAHHDENGIIWPASIAPFSVLIVALDPREADVMNTAQTLHDELEAAGVDVLFDDRDERAGFKFKDADLIGIPVRITVGRKSLAEGVVELKRRDSTEVEKIPPAEAASRAKAAISQV from the coding sequence ATGCGTTGGACCAAGTTCCTGATCCCCACGACCAAGGAAGTGCCGAAAGATGCCGTCGTGCCGTCGCATCAGTTGATGCTTCGCGCGGGGCTGATCCGCCAACTCGCAGCGGGCGTTTACAGCTACCTGCCGCTGGGCTATCGCACCTTGCGGAAGATCGAGGCCATCGTTCGCGAGGAGATGGACCGTGCGGGGGCGATCGAGCTGCACATGCCGGTGCTGCACCCGAAGGAACTGTGGCAGCAGACGGGACGCACGGCGGCGATGGGCGACGTGCTGCTGGGTCTGCGTCCGGTGAAGGACGGCGACGAGAGCGACTGGCGGGCGCAGACGGTGCTCGGCCCGACGCACGAGGAGCCGGTGACGGAGATCGCGCGGGCTTATCTGAACAGCTACAAGATGCTGCCCGTCAATTTGTATCAGATTCAGGTGAAGTTCCGCGGTGAGGCCCGGCCCAAGAGCGGCGTTTTGCGCACGCGCGAATTTCTGATGAAGGATGCGTACAGTTTCCATCGCGACAAGGAGAGCCTCGACGAGGGTTACCAGCGGATGTACGACGCCTACTGCCGCATCTTCACGCGGTGCGGCCTGCCGTACATCGCCTGCGAGGCCGAAAGCGGACCGATCGGCGGCGACGCCTCGCACGAGTTCATGGTTCTGACCGAAGCGGGGGAGGACGTGGTGGCGCTCACTGAAAACGGCGACTACGCGGCGAACACCGAGCGGGCCGTCTGCGCGCCGTTGCCCGCTAACGAGCCGCGGGCTGGTAACGAGCCGCGGGCTATTCACGAGCCGCGGGCTTCAGCCCGCGCGGCGTCGGACGACGAGTTGCTGCCAATGCAAGACGTACACACGCCGAACCAGCGGACGATCGACGAGGTTTGCGCATTTTTGAACGTGCCGGCGTCGAGGATGATTAAGACACTGATCTACGTCGAAACGCTCAAGCATGAAAACGCTAAAACGCCAAAACAAGGCCCGCCGATGCCGTGCGTCGTGTTGGTGCGCGGGGATCATGAAGTCAACGAGAACAAGCTGAATCGCATTGCGGGCGCGAAGCTCGAACTCGCCGACGACAAGACGATCACGTCGCTCACCGGCGCGGCCGTTGGTTTCGCCGGGCCGCACACGCTGGGCAAGACCGGCGTGCCCTATCGGCTGATCGTCGACCAGGCGGTGTCGGTGATGCGCAACGCGGCGACGGGCGCGAACAAGACCGACTATCACACGATCAACGTGAACCCCGGGCGTGATTTTCCGTTGCAGGGAGAAAACGTCGTCGTCGCCGACGTGCGGAACGTGGTCGATGGCGATCTGTCGCCGACGGGCAGCGGCTCGCCGATTCGCCTGAAGAAAGCCATCGAGATCGGCCACGTCTTCAAGCTCGGCACCAAGTACAGCGACGCAATGAAGGCGACGTTCCTCGACAACGACGGCAAGCCCAAATCGCTCATCATGGGCTGCTACGGCATCGGCTTGAACCGCATCATGGCGGCGGCCATCGAGGCCCATCACGATGAGAACGGCATCATCTGGCCCGCGTCGATCGCGCCATTCAGCGTGCTGATCGTCGCGCTGGACCCGCGCGAGGCGGACGTGATGAACACGGCCCAGACGCTGCACGACGAATTGGAGGCGGCGGGGGTCGATGTGTTGTTCGACGACCGCGACGAGCGCGCGGGATTCAAGTTCAAGGACGCCGATCTGATCGGCATTCCCGTGCGCATTACCGTTGGCCGCAAGAGCCTGGCCGAGGGCGTGGTGGAATTGAAACGGCGGGACTCGACGGAGGTGGAGAAGATTCCGCCGGCCGAGGCGGCCAGTCGGGCGAAAGCTGCCATCAGCCAGGTTTGA
- a CDS encoding elongation factor P: protein MANIPLRRGMWIRHENHVYVVVDFNERHTGKQRPTVHVSLADVRDGRPVDRTLDDLLPITEVEHAYRPMQFLYASGDDMVFMDSETFEEYTLSRPQLGGREAFLSEGSEYRVTFLEGKPMRVEMDDIVVLKVANTAPPGHSVGSAANITKEATLENGLEIRVPLFIKTGDAIKVDTRDKSYAGKDHGS from the coding sequence ATGGCCAACATCCCTCTCCGGCGCGGCATGTGGATTCGCCACGAAAACCACGTTTACGTCGTCGTCGATTTCAACGAACGTCACACCGGTAAGCAGCGGCCCACGGTGCATGTCAGCCTCGCCGATGTGCGTGACGGCCGCCCGGTCGATCGCACGCTGGACGACCTGCTGCCGATCACCGAGGTCGAGCACGCGTACCGTCCGATGCAATTCCTCTACGCGTCAGGAGACGACATGGTGTTCATGGACAGCGAGACCTTCGAAGAATACACGCTTAGCCGTCCGCAGCTCGGCGGGCGCGAGGCGTTTCTATCAGAGGGCAGCGAGTATCGCGTCACGTTCCTGGAAGGCAAACCAATGCGCGTCGAGATGGACGATATCGTGGTGCTGAAAGTGGCCAACACCGCCCCGCCGGGCCACAGCGTCGGCAGCGCCGCGAACATCACCAAGGAGGCAACGCTCGAGAACGGTTTGGAAATCCGCGTGCCCCTGTTCATCAAGACCGGCGACGCGATCAAGGTGGACACGCGCGACAAGTCCTACGCCGGCAAAGACCACGGAAGCTGA
- the alr gene encoding alanine racemase codes for MRSDLIAQINPDALRHNYRELRAASPGAKLCAALKADAYGHGMRIVAPVLHEAGADMAAVATVPEAVELRRTGWSRPILLLGNVLATVDGAERGERLAAIVEHGLTITITDEDTVRVVGEWGGGAVIGAHVKVDSGMGRMGVMPDGLLPLIQRVRGCRLLRLVGIYSHFATADFDPSQRDLVQHQQAVFVEALLRVGDFLPPGVIRHLANSAATITLPEAHYDMVRPGLALYGYWPALHLRERIELRPCLRLVSHLTAVKELPVGHCVGYGRTFVTKRPTKLGIVPMGYFDGFLRCLSNRAMVTIRGAAAPVVGRVSMDQMAVDLTDVASGASALTPGTEVTIISDDPAAPNSVQAIATALGTIPYEVTCLLGQRVERTSSQQT; via the coding sequence ATGCGCAGCGACCTCATCGCACAGATCAATCCCGACGCGTTGCGACATAATTATCGCGAGCTGCGTGCGGCTTCGCCAGGGGCGAAACTCTGCGCGGCGCTGAAGGCCGATGCGTATGGCCACGGCATGCGGATCGTCGCGCCGGTGTTGCACGAGGCCGGGGCCGACATGGCGGCGGTGGCTACGGTGCCGGAGGCGGTCGAACTGCGCAGGACCGGGTGGTCGCGGCCGATTCTGTTGCTGGGCAACGTGTTGGCGACGGTGGATGGGGCCGAGCGAGGTGAGCGGCTGGCGGCGATTGTAGAGCATGGGTTGACGATCACGATCACGGACGAGGACACGGTGCGCGTCGTGGGGGAATGGGGCGGCGGCGCGGTCATCGGCGCACACGTCAAGGTTGATAGCGGCATGGGGCGGATGGGCGTCATGCCCGATGGTCTGCTTCCGCTGATTCAGCGTGTGCGGGGGTGTCGGTTGTTGCGGTTGGTGGGCATTTATTCGCATTTTGCCACGGCCGATTTCGACCCGTCGCAGCGCGATCTGGTGCAGCATCAACAAGCGGTCTTCGTCGAGGCGCTTTTGCGCGTTGGCGATTTTCTGCCGCCGGGCGTTATTAGACATTTAGCGAATTCAGCCGCGACGATCACGCTGCCCGAAGCCCACTACGACATGGTGCGGCCCGGTCTGGCGCTGTACGGCTACTGGCCGGCGCTGCACCTGCGCGAGCGCATCGAACTGCGACCGTGCCTGCGGCTGGTGTCGCACCTGACGGCGGTGAAGGAGCTGCCGGTCGGTCACTGCGTCGGCTACGGTCGGACGTTTGTGACGAAGCGGCCGACCAAGCTGGGCATCGTCCCGATGGGGTATTTTGACGGATTTCTAAGGTGTCTGTCGAACCGGGCGATGGTGACGATCCGCGGCGCGGCCGCGCCGGTGGTGGGGCGGGTAAGCATGGACCAGATGGCGGTGGATCTGACGGACGTGGCGAGTGGAGCGAGCGCGCTCACACCCGGTACGGAAGTGACGATCATCAGCGACGACCCCGCCGCGCCGAACTCGGTGCAGGCGATCGCGACGGCGCTGGGTACGATCCCGTATGAGGTGACGTGCCTGCTGGGGCAGCGGGTGGAGCGAACGAGTTCGCAGCAAACCTGA
- a CDS encoding AAA family ATPase, translated as MPKSTSGFVPKPPKDFREAGLDTAVVESLILKYLAGVGSAVGSQIAEELCLPTAPVIEYLAGLKQQQIVVYTGTAHLDDFCYTLTDAGKDRARRFMLESLYVGPAPVPIEAYIAGVTAQTITTVTPQAADLQRAFNDLLVSPEMFQVLGPAINSGRGMFLYGYPGNGKTSIAERITRCFGDEIYIPRCLIVDGLIIKLFDPAAHEQVSVRKNTIYKHEMLDERWVRIKRPTIVVGGELTMDALEVQFNSTNKTCEAPVQLKSNCGTLVIDDFGRQRMKPIELLNRWIVPLEKRYDFLALPNGKKLRVPFDQLIVFSTNLEPKDLCDDAFLRRIPYKINVPDPTEEQFRKLFDFVAPKMGFDLNKDFYAALDYLVATHYKAKGRPFRCCQPRDLLLQVRNRCLYLGEPLNVTPDLYDYAASVYFTIM; from the coding sequence CTGCCCAAATCCACCTCCGGCTTTGTTCCCAAGCCGCCGAAGGACTTCCGAGAGGCCGGACTGGATACCGCCGTCGTCGAATCGCTCATCCTCAAGTACCTGGCGGGCGTCGGATCCGCGGTCGGCAGCCAGATCGCCGAGGAACTTTGCCTGCCAACCGCGCCGGTCATCGAATACCTCGCCGGGCTGAAGCAGCAGCAGATCGTCGTCTACACGGGCACGGCTCACCTCGATGATTTCTGTTACACCCTGACCGACGCGGGCAAGGACCGCGCCCGGCGATTCATGCTCGAGTCGCTCTACGTCGGCCCGGCGCCCGTCCCGATCGAGGCCTACATCGCCGGCGTCACGGCGCAAACGATCACCACGGTTACGCCCCAGGCGGCCGATCTGCAACGCGCCTTCAATGACCTCCTTGTGTCACCCGAAATGTTTCAGGTGCTCGGTCCGGCCATCAACTCCGGCCGCGGCATGTTCCTCTACGGCTACCCCGGCAACGGCAAGACGAGCATTGCCGAGCGCATCACGCGCTGCTTCGGCGACGAGATTTACATCCCGCGATGCCTGATCGTGGACGGGTTGATCATCAAGTTGTTCGACCCGGCCGCGCACGAGCAGGTCTCGGTGCGCAAGAACACGATCTACAAGCACGAAATGCTTGACGAACGCTGGGTGCGGATCAAGCGGCCGACCATCGTGGTCGGTGGCGAGCTGACGATGGATGCGCTGGAGGTGCAGTTCAACAGCACGAACAAAACGTGCGAAGCCCCGGTGCAGCTCAAGAGCAATTGCGGCACCCTGGTCATCGACGACTTCGGCCGCCAGCGAATGAAGCCGATCGAGCTGCTCAATCGCTGGATCGTTCCCCTGGAAAAGCGGTATGACTTCCTGGCGCTGCCCAACGGCAAGAAGCTGCGCGTGCCGTTCGATCAATTAATTGTCTTCTCCACGAACCTGGAGCCGAAGGATCTTTGCGACGACGCGTTCCTGCGGCGCATTCCGTACAAGATCAACGTCCCGGACCCGACGGAGGAACAGTTCCGCAAGTTGTTCGATTTCGTCGCGCCGAAAATGGGATTCGACCTGAACAAGGACTTCTACGCCGCACTCGATTACCTCGTCGCCACGCACTACAAGGCCAAGGGCCGGCCGTTTCGCTGCTGCCAGCCGCGCGATCTGCTCCTCCAGGTACGCAACCGCTGCCTGTACCTCGGCGAGCCGCTGAACGTGACGCCGGACCTGTACGACTATGCGGCAAGCGTCTACTTCACGATCATGTGA
- the aroC gene encoding chorismate synthase: MTRLDYRTAGESHGPALIAMVEGVPAGLKLDEDAINDALRRRQGGYGRGGRMKIEQDRVTVLSGVRRGVTIGSPIALQIANKDWRIDEAPEINRPRPGHADFAGAMKWLTPDCRATLERASARETAARVAAGAVAALLLREFGIEAAGYVTRIGEVEVASGGGGEAVGSVAEIRRRRDSNEVYCVDPTIAPAMIDAIKAAKAAKDTLGGIVEVLVTGLPPGLGSCTQWQDRLDGRLMGAVGAIQAIKGVEIGMGFGCASRPGSAVHDALYFDAMQRDTSNLGFTRRTNHAGGLEGGMTNGMPIVVRAAMKPISTLLQGMDSVNLRTLGAERSDYERSDICAVPAASVVVEQVVAFEVARAFLEKFAGDTLDEVRAAVSHFLQAARRLSSAL, translated from the coding sequence ATGACGCGACTTGATTATCGCACCGCGGGGGAATCGCACGGTCCGGCGCTGATTGCCATGGTGGAGGGCGTCCCGGCGGGCCTCAAACTGGATGAAGACGCGATCAACGATGCGCTGCGCCGACGGCAGGGCGGCTATGGTCGCGGCGGAAGGATGAAGATTGAGCAGGATCGTGTCACGGTGCTATCGGGTGTGCGCAGGGGTGTCACGATTGGTTCACCGATCGCGCTTCAAATCGCGAACAAGGACTGGCGGATTGACGAGGCGCCGGAGATCAACCGGCCCCGGCCTGGTCATGCGGATTTCGCCGGCGCGATGAAATGGCTGACACCGGATTGTCGTGCGACGCTCGAGCGCGCCAGCGCGCGCGAGACGGCAGCGCGCGTGGCGGCCGGCGCGGTGGCGGCATTGTTGTTGCGCGAATTCGGCATCGAAGCAGCCGGCTATGTGACGCGAATCGGTGAAGTGGAAGTGGCGTCCGGCGGGGGCGGGGAAGCGGTCGGATCGGTCGCGGAGATTCGTAGACGTCGTGATTCGAATGAGGTGTACTGCGTGGATCCGACGATCGCGCCGGCCATGATCGATGCCATCAAAGCCGCCAAGGCGGCGAAAGACACGCTGGGAGGAATCGTTGAAGTGTTGGTCACCGGGCTGCCCCCGGGTCTGGGGAGTTGCACCCAGTGGCAGGATCGCCTTGATGGCCGGCTCATGGGTGCGGTGGGTGCGATTCAGGCGATCAAAGGCGTGGAGATCGGCATGGGGTTCGGCTGTGCCTCACGTCCGGGTAGCGCCGTGCATGACGCTCTGTACTTCGATGCGATGCAGCGCGACACGTCCAATTTAGGATTCACCCGGCGTACGAATCATGCTGGCGGGCTGGAAGGCGGCATGACCAACGGCATGCCGATCGTGGTGCGTGCCGCAATGAAGCCGATCAGCACGCTGTTGCAGGGCATGGACAGCGTGAACCTGCGCACGCTCGGGGCGGAGCGCAGCGATTACGAACGGAGCGACATCTGCGCGGTTCCTGCGGCGAGCGTCGTTGTTGAACAGGTTGTTGCCTTCGAGGTGGCAAGGGCTTTCCTTGAGAAGTTCGCCGGTGATACCCTGGACGAGGTGCGGGCAGCCGTTTCCCATTTCCTTCAGGCGGCCCGTCGCCTGTCGAGCGCGTTGTAA
- a CDS encoding HTH domain-containing protein — protein MADIFSVEKSQLRRLMTLCRHLQPKTGTPMSQLMAKGKASRRTIYRDFVSLKEFGIKVELC, from the coding sequence ATGGCAGATATCTTTTCGGTCGAGAAATCGCAGCTCCGTCGTTTGATGACGCTTTGTCGTCATCTTCAGCCGAAAACGGGTACGCCCATGTCGCAACTGATGGCGAAAGGAAAGGCCTCGCGACGGACGATCTACCGCGATTTCGTGAGTCTGAAGGAATTCGGCATCAAGGTCGAATTGTGCTAG
- a CDS encoding serine/threonine protein kinase yields MADLLPGYNVVTKLGDGARSAVYEVIHVATGKLYTLKRVTREANEDDRFLQQAINEFNVSQRLNHPTLRRSIELFKTRRLFKLVQVRVLMEFVDGLSLDRRRPDRLDELLTLFIQIAEGLGAMHQAGFLHTDIKPTNVIVAADGAIKIIDFGQSCPIGHRKPRIQGTPDYIAPEQVERRSLSQQTDVFNLGATLYWALTGQTYPTLITRHGRTRGTVASSAKPPPAPLDLDPTLPPALSRLVMACCAYDREVRPRDMAEVRGRLSALLPVAQRLADQASRQKSEPAAVPDVSTPTTALPPTSDDSLDYSAISEIINPHHSPERRSGPETPS; encoded by the coding sequence GTGGCCGACCTTCTGCCCGGTTACAACGTCGTCACCAAGCTGGGCGACGGCGCGCGCTCGGCGGTGTACGAAGTAATTCACGTCGCCACAGGCAAACTTTATACGCTGAAACGCGTCACGCGCGAAGCGAACGAAGACGACCGATTCCTACAACAGGCGATCAACGAGTTCAACGTTTCGCAGCGGCTGAATCATCCGACCCTGCGCCGCTCGATCGAGCTGTTCAAGACGCGCCGCCTTTTCAAACTCGTGCAGGTGCGGGTGCTGATGGAATTCGTCGACGGGTTAAGCCTGGATCGCCGTCGTCCCGACCGGCTTGACGAGTTGCTCACCTTGTTCATCCAAATCGCCGAAGGCCTCGGCGCCATGCATCAGGCAGGATTTCTGCACACGGACATCAAGCCGACCAACGTCATTGTCGCCGCCGACGGCGCCATCAAGATCATCGATTTCGGCCAGAGCTGCCCGATCGGCCATCGCAAGCCGCGCATCCAGGGCACACCCGACTACATCGCTCCTGAACAGGTCGAGCGGCGTTCGCTCTCCCAGCAGACCGATGTGTTCAATCTCGGCGCGACCCTGTATTGGGCTTTGACCGGCCAGACGTACCCGACGCTGATCACACGACACGGCCGGACCCGAGGCACCGTGGCCAGCTCCGCGAAACCTCCACCCGCCCCGCTCGATCTGGACCCGACCCTGCCGCCGGCGCTCTCCCGGCTGGTCATGGCCTGCTGCGCCTACGACCGGGAGGTTCGACCGCGCGACATGGCGGAGGTGCGGGGAAGGCTTTCGGCGCTGCTCCCGGTCGCGCAGCGCCTGGCCGATCAGGCGTCTCGGCAAAAATCCGAACCGGCAGCCGTGCCAGACGTAAGCACACCGACTACCGCATTACCGCCGACGAGCGACGACTCCCTTGACTACTCCGCGATTTCGGAAATCATCAATCCTCATCATTCGCCCGAGCGTCGCAGCGGTCCGGAGACCCCATCGTGA
- a CDS encoding PTS sugar transporter subunit IIA → MPRSIMTVQQVAQALHVSTREVVRMAEQRILPGLRVKDRWEFRAGEIWNWIEKNIESLPKRRERDPHPAVPSDLLLTHVLTPRAVRLNTAPKTKSALLRALADLAAECDPTIDAVHLASELAQREQVSSTALERGVAVPHPRKPIYLEQPVLAAMRTSNGLAFGERAGGLTDLFFLICAPDHVSHLLFLGRLCRLFIDDSLIKDLRAAEDADDFIALLTSAEHRLCRTADIQR, encoded by the coding sequence GTGCCCCGTTCCATCATGACGGTACAGCAGGTTGCCCAGGCGTTGCACGTCTCAACCCGTGAAGTCGTGCGCATGGCCGAACAGCGCATCCTGCCCGGTCTTCGCGTCAAGGACCGGTGGGAGTTCCGCGCCGGCGAAATCTGGAACTGGATTGAAAAGAACATCGAATCGCTTCCAAAGCGGCGTGAGCGCGATCCGCATCCCGCCGTGCCTTCGGATCTGTTGCTGACCCATGTCTTAACACCCCGCGCGGTGCGGCTGAACACGGCGCCGAAGACCAAATCCGCCCTCTTGCGCGCCTTGGCCGATCTCGCCGCGGAGTGCGACCCGACCATCGACGCCGTGCACCTGGCCAGCGAGCTGGCGCAGCGTGAGCAAGTCTCCTCCACGGCGCTGGAGCGCGGCGTTGCCGTGCCCCATCCCCGCAAGCCGATCTACCTGGAGCAGCCGGTGCTGGCCGCGATGCGCACGTCGAACGGCCTCGCATTCGGCGAGCGCGCCGGCGGGCTGACCGACCTCTTCTTTCTCATCTGTGCCCCGGACCATGTCAGTCACCTGCTCTTCCTGGGCCGGTTGTGCAGGCTTTTTATAGACGATAGTCTTATTAAAGACCTGCGCGCCGCGGAGGACGCGGACGATTTCATCGCCCTGCTCACCTCCGCGGAACATCGTCTCTGCCGGACGGCCGATATCCAGCGCTAG
- a CDS encoding HRDC domain-containing protein, whose product MSNIPYTLITRDKELNDLCARLATSEAFAFDTEFVGEDQYEPEICLVQVATDDECALIDPQSGVDLTDFWQLIGDAELCKIVHAGSEDIAICRRLGRCDPRNVFDLQIAAGMVGLGYPASLAKLAKAVVGVTMHKSQTLTNWRKRPLTAEQLDYAAVDVAYLPRMHATIRQRLRSRKREEWAVEESQRMCANAVRIVEPDDQRRRLKGAGSLSRRELAVVDALLAERDAIARERNRPPRTVLKDFLVIELARRGWTEPSKLATLRGMSLPQALLRRLGSAIERARSAPPESHPPALPSREHSEEEEIILSLLTGILRDHCRQNALAYSLLATRNDLKDYARSVINGSGSDPVVLRSGWRHQAVGKLLDAVLSGRSAVRIRQENGQFHVHIE is encoded by the coding sequence GTGTCGAATATCCCCTACACCCTGATTACGCGGGACAAAGAACTAAACGATCTCTGCGCGCGTCTCGCGACCTCCGAAGCGTTCGCCTTTGACACGGAGTTCGTCGGCGAAGACCAGTACGAGCCGGAAATCTGCCTTGTCCAAGTCGCCACGGACGACGAGTGCGCGCTGATCGACCCGCAGAGCGGCGTGGATCTCACCGACTTCTGGCAGCTCATCGGCGATGCCGAACTCTGCAAAATCGTCCACGCCGGCTCGGAAGACATCGCCATTTGTCGGAGGCTGGGACGTTGCGATCCGCGCAACGTGTTTGATCTTCAGATCGCCGCCGGCATGGTCGGCCTGGGTTACCCCGCCAGCCTTGCCAAGCTGGCCAAGGCCGTTGTCGGCGTCACCATGCACAAATCACAGACGCTGACCAACTGGCGCAAGCGCCCGCTTACCGCGGAGCAACTGGACTATGCAGCGGTGGACGTGGCCTATCTTCCTCGTATGCATGCGACGATTCGCCAGCGACTGCGGAGCCGAAAGCGGGAGGAATGGGCAGTCGAAGAATCGCAGCGCATGTGCGCCAACGCTGTCCGCATCGTCGAGCCGGACGATCAGCGCCGACGGCTCAAAGGCGCCGGTTCGCTTAGCCGGCGGGAGCTGGCGGTGGTGGATGCCCTGCTCGCCGAGCGTGACGCGATCGCGCGCGAACGCAATCGTCCGCCTCGAACGGTTCTTAAGGATTTCCTCGTCATCGAACTGGCTCGCCGTGGCTGGACCGAGCCGTCCAAGCTGGCGACGCTTCGGGGCATGAGCCTCCCGCAAGCCCTTCTGCGTCGTCTTGGAAGCGCGATCGAACGAGCGCGCAGCGCCCCGCCGGAGAGTCATCCGCCGGCGCTGCCGTCGCGCGAACACTCCGAGGAGGAGGAAATCATCCTCTCGCTCCTCACCGGCATTCTGCGCGATCATTGTCGACAAAACGCCCTCGCCTACAGCCTCCTCGCGACCCGAAACGACCTGAAGGACTACGCCCGCTCGGTGATCAATGGGTCCGGCTCCGATCCGGTGGTCCTGCGTAGCGGGTGGCGGCATCAAGCGGTAGGCAAACTACTGGATGCCGTGCTGTCGGGCCGCTCCGCAGTGCGGATTCGCCAGGAAAACGGCCAATTTCATGTGCACATCGAGTGA